From Ferviditalea candida, one genomic window encodes:
- a CDS encoding efflux RND transporter permease subunit — translation MSLLTRFSLKNPVAVVILVILIIFDGLYASTRFKQESMPDISIPYLFITAIYPGASPREAQNDVALPIEQALMNIPGVKSVISNSASGVATITLEFGFDADIENKRSKVEEALNNVQLPAQVQRPKISKISFASGPMMYSSITAVNGTSTEELQRIVKSRIVPALQGLDGVGRVQTYGLLSDDIYIKLNAQKMKARGISFQQVLQVFQAMNLSVPAGEAVFEKIKVPVIVTGRVTSVEQLGDLVISPFPRTAMKDIAEIRKGTDIPESITRVQGQPSVAVNIIKNPDSNTVDVSERVMEQLNKYAKNSDKVKLDVIYDAAKDIKKSVEGMIREGLLGALFASLLILLFLRNVRATLIAIVSIPLSVLAAMSLLYYFTNVTLNIMTLGGMAVAVGRVVDDSIVVIENIVRRIREQKARVTKDLIREAAEEVGGAITSSTLTTIAVFAPLGLVSGIIGKIFAPFAITVVFSIAASLLVAVTVVPMLAFLFMRSSKPKEHRQSGLTVQYKWILSWSLNHKAVVLLISLLFLSSSYLLGQMVAVTFIPEQEDKFLMLQLTMPPGTETTAVDEQARELDRKLRESPNVLLSQVTSGKPKGEFDPMTMTSGASNQALWIVSLDPETDVLSFIEQIKKELIPGVPGAKLDIQELSGGPAGAGINIIVIGNTQTDIRNAAAVITSAVKQIKGTDRVTNTLLEETVSVEIRIRPEDALKFGMTAYQASALIRPILTEQQVGRIGSGNETNDLYMSLEGVPLGSLESIRNLPLLAQGGRTLTVKDIADVREISQPSVLQLRNGEDYAMITGDITDDDAGRVSREVKETLAGLKLPEGTEYLLEGSNKQIQDMMADMGLAMLVAVGMVYVVMVAAFGEGKAPLAILFSLPFALIGALLGTVIAKQPISVSSLIGMLMLIGIVVTNAIVLVDRVQHRLQKGMIIREALLESGGTRLRPILMTAIATICALLPLGLGLGEGALISTGLAVVVIGGLVTSTLLTLLIVPIMYELLHWDKVRRELRRAKRMPLSGIDE, via the coding sequence GTGTCGCTGTTAACCCGATTCAGCTTGAAAAATCCCGTTGCCGTCGTCATTCTCGTCATCTTGATCATATTTGACGGACTTTATGCTTCAACCCGGTTTAAGCAGGAATCGATGCCCGACATCTCGATTCCGTATTTATTCATCACGGCAATCTATCCTGGGGCGTCGCCGCGGGAAGCTCAGAATGACGTCGCTCTGCCGATTGAACAAGCCCTGATGAATATCCCCGGGGTCAAATCGGTCATTTCCAATTCAGCCAGCGGTGTTGCCACCATCACGCTCGAATTCGGCTTTGATGCCGACATCGAAAACAAAAGATCGAAGGTTGAAGAGGCGCTGAACAACGTCCAACTCCCTGCACAGGTTCAACGCCCGAAGATCAGCAAAATTTCATTCGCCAGCGGACCGATGATGTACTCTTCCATCACCGCGGTGAACGGCACGTCGACGGAAGAGCTGCAGCGAATCGTCAAGAGCCGCATTGTTCCGGCACTGCAAGGGTTGGACGGCGTCGGCAGGGTGCAGACCTACGGTTTGCTGTCAGACGACATCTATATCAAACTGAACGCGCAGAAAATGAAGGCGCGGGGAATTTCGTTCCAGCAGGTTCTTCAGGTCTTCCAAGCGATGAATCTGTCCGTTCCGGCAGGGGAAGCCGTATTCGAGAAGATCAAGGTACCCGTAATTGTCACGGGCAGAGTGACATCCGTCGAACAATTGGGCGATCTGGTCATCTCCCCGTTTCCCCGGACCGCAATGAAGGATATCGCGGAAATCCGCAAAGGAACAGACATCCCGGAAAGCATCACCCGGGTTCAAGGGCAGCCGAGCGTCGCCGTCAATATCATCAAGAATCCCGACTCCAATACCGTCGATGTGTCCGAACGGGTCATGGAGCAGCTGAACAAATATGCGAAGAACAGCGATAAAGTGAAGCTCGATGTGATTTACGACGCCGCCAAGGACATCAAAAAATCGGTGGAAGGAATGATCAGGGAAGGACTGCTCGGAGCACTGTTCGCTTCCCTGTTGATTCTGCTGTTTTTGCGGAATGTCCGGGCGACACTGATCGCGATCGTCTCCATCCCGCTTTCCGTATTGGCGGCCATGTCGCTGCTCTATTATTTTACGAACGTGACGTTGAATATCATGACGCTCGGCGGCATGGCCGTCGCCGTTGGCCGTGTTGTGGATGACAGCATTGTGGTCATTGAGAACATTGTGCGCAGAATCCGGGAACAGAAAGCGAGGGTCACCAAGGATTTGATCAGGGAAGCCGCTGAGGAAGTGGGCGGTGCCATCACCTCGTCGACCCTTACCACGATAGCGGTCTTTGCTCCGTTGGGGCTGGTGAGCGGAATCATCGGAAAGATTTTCGCTCCGTTTGCGATTACGGTGGTTTTTTCGATTGCGGCATCATTGCTGGTCGCGGTCACGGTCGTCCCAATGCTGGCGTTTCTGTTCATGCGGAGCTCCAAGCCGAAGGAACACCGGCAAAGCGGGCTGACTGTCCAATATAAGTGGATTCTGTCCTGGTCCCTGAATCACAAGGCGGTCGTGCTGCTGATTTCCCTGCTGTTTTTGTCCAGCAGCTATTTACTCGGTCAAATGGTCGCGGTAACGTTTATTCCGGAACAGGAAGACAAATTTCTGATGTTGCAATTAACCATGCCGCCGGGGACGGAGACGACTGCGGTGGACGAGCAGGCCCGGGAATTGGACAGGAAGCTCCGCGAATCGCCGAACGTGCTGCTGTCCCAGGTGACTTCGGGCAAGCCCAAAGGGGAATTCGATCCGATGACGATGACATCCGGAGCCAGCAATCAAGCACTGTGGATTGTCAGTCTCGATCCGGAGACGGACGTCCTCTCTTTTATTGAACAAATAAAAAAGGAGTTGATTCCCGGCGTTCCCGGGGCCAAGCTGGATATCCAGGAATTGAGCGGAGGTCCCGCAGGGGCGGGAATCAATATCATCGTGATCGGAAATACGCAGACGGATATTCGAAATGCGGCAGCCGTCATCACCTCAGCGGTAAAGCAAATCAAAGGTACGGATCGTGTAACCAATACCTTGTTGGAGGAAACCGTCAGCGTAGAGATCCGTATCCGTCCAGAGGATGCGTTGAAATTCGGGATGACCGCTTATCAGGCCTCTGCTCTTATTCGGCCGATTTTGACGGAGCAGCAGGTTGGAAGAATCGGCAGCGGGAATGAAACGAATGATCTTTACATGAGTCTTGAGGGTGTCCCGCTCGGCAGTCTTGAGAGCATTCGCAATCTGCCGCTATTGGCTCAGGGAGGCCGGACGTTGACGGTGAAGGACATTGCCGATGTGCGGGAAATCAGCCAGCCGAGCGTGCTTCAGCTGCGCAACGGCGAGGATTATGCGATGATTACCGGAGATATTACGGATGATGATGCGGGAAGAGTCAGCAGGGAAGTGAAGGAGACGCTGGCCGGGTTGAAGCTTCCGGAAGGAACGGAGTATCTTCTGGAGGGAAGCAATAAACAGATTCAGGACATGATGGCCGATATGGGATTGGCTATGCTGGTGGCGGTCGGGATGGTATATGTGGTCATGGTGGCGGCATTTGGCGAAGGCAAGGCGCCGCTGGCGATTCTGTTCTCGCTGCCGTTTGCGCTGATCGGCGCGCTGTTGGGCACGGTTATCGCCAAACAGCCGATTTCCGTCTCCAGCCTGATCGGCATGCTGATGCTGATCGGGATCGTGGTGACCAATGCGATCGTGCTTGTCGATCGTGTACAGCACCGGTTGCAAAAAGGCATGATCATCCGCGAAGCCTTGCTGGAGTCCGGCGGCACTCGCCTGCGCCCGATTCTGATGACCGCGATTGCCACAATCTGCGCTCTTTTGCCGTTGGGGCTCGGATTGGGTGAAGGGGCGCTGATCTCTACGGGCTTGGCCGTGGTCGTGATCGGCGGTTTGGTGACGTCCACGCTGCTGACGCTGTTGATCGTTCCGATTATGTATGAGCTGCTTCACTGGGACAAAGTCCGCAGGGAGCTCCGCCGGGCGAAGCGGATGCCGCTTTCCGGGATCGATGAATGA
- a CDS encoding MATE family efflux transporter, producing MLKSWKKILFLGLPSVLSFAAMTVTGTINLIMVGHLGAIAIAIVGVSNIIMYNVWALFSGIGQTVNYLVAQSYGANDMDRGVKRIQLALVMGLGVAVFAFAAGATVSERILSLISGSDRMAAAGEDYLRLRFYAMAFGIFNFVFHGFFRGVGDTRTPALLSLAGSLGMIFFTYVLTYGKLGFPELGLVGAGWAFFIGEALGLTGALYMYFIRMHPRFHTRVRFEFNRPEAKLIAAESGKLGMQEFAMSISMFIFTAFVGRLGANALAANEVALNVMSLGFMPAFAFSATATILVGQEVGRGEPLSGRRLGTDTAIIGSLFLLVLGTFEFFFAEPIASYYTADSQVSALAAELIKISAFMQIFDGLFNFYAGGLRGIGDTSFLLRTSLLFSLAGFVPLTYLLTFIMGLGSVGAWVSLYLYLTVLGTALMIRFYRTDWLKVKMKVSE from the coding sequence ATGCTAAAAAGCTGGAAGAAGATTCTTTTCTTGGGTTTGCCTTCGGTTCTCTCCTTTGCCGCCATGACGGTAACCGGAACGATCAATCTGATTATGGTCGGTCATTTGGGAGCGATCGCCATCGCTATCGTCGGGGTGTCCAATATTATTATGTATAATGTTTGGGCGCTGTTCTCGGGAATCGGTCAAACCGTTAATTATCTCGTCGCTCAAAGTTACGGAGCCAATGATATGGACAGAGGCGTCAAACGGATTCAGCTCGCTTTGGTTATGGGCCTGGGCGTGGCGGTATTTGCTTTTGCCGCAGGGGCTACGGTTTCTGAACGTATCCTGTCCCTGATCAGCGGATCGGATCGCATGGCGGCCGCCGGCGAAGATTATCTTCGGTTGAGATTTTACGCAATGGCGTTCGGAATTTTCAATTTTGTATTTCACGGTTTTTTTCGGGGCGTCGGCGATACGAGAACTCCCGCGTTATTGTCGCTTGCGGGAAGTCTGGGAATGATTTTTTTTACTTACGTGTTGACTTACGGCAAGCTGGGTTTTCCGGAACTGGGGCTTGTCGGCGCCGGATGGGCGTTTTTTATCGGTGAAGCGCTGGGTTTGACAGGCGCATTGTACATGTATTTCATTCGTATGCATCCGCGTTTTCATACTCGTGTCCGGTTCGAGTTCAACCGGCCCGAGGCCAAGCTGATTGCGGCGGAAAGCGGAAAGCTCGGCATGCAGGAATTTGCGATGAGTATATCCATGTTCATCTTCACGGCGTTTGTCGGAAGGCTCGGGGCAAATGCGCTTGCCGCCAATGAGGTAGCGTTGAATGTCATGTCGCTGGGATTTATGCCGGCTTTCGCCTTCAGCGCCACAGCCACTATTCTGGTCGGACAAGAAGTGGGCAGAGGCGAACCGCTGTCCGGCCGCCGCTTGGGAACGGATACTGCAATTATCGGCAGTTTGTTTTTGCTGGTATTGGGCACCTTCGAATTTTTCTTTGCGGAACCGATTGCGAGCTACTATACAGCAGATTCGCAGGTGTCCGCGCTTGCGGCTGAATTAATCAAAATTTCGGCCTTCATGCAGATTTTTGACGGCCTGTTCAATTTTTATGCCGGCGGCTTGAGGGGGATCGGCGACACGTCTTTTTTGCTGCGGACCTCTCTGCTGTTCAGTCTCGCTGGCTTCGTGCCGTTGACTTATCTGCTTACCTTTATAATGGGTTTGGGGAGCGTGGGCGCTTGGGTATCCTTGTATCTTTACTTGACGGTGCTCGGCACAGCCCTGATGATCCGCTTTTATCGGACAGACTGGCTTAAGGTCAAAATGAAGGTATCGGAGTAA
- a CDS encoding D-alanyl-D-alanine carboxypeptidase family protein, whose protein sequence is MNDRFKTAWLAVTAALALSLFAGGCTASKQSDGGPGQTANPASSAVAADSRSTDVKNVSQIFVKPASVVLPPVGDSSAKAFQPLEIDGVLDKQNQIILYNGTDKDEMKAANPKDFAFTSSNPDVVTVNKEGIISVSPKAVTGDTAKVTVRYADKSAECLISIKYSLQQTLTTGPDGLAVVTNPADPAVVVNKQRGLPADYIPMDLVQPHVPFSFAGDSEKKHLRKAAANALEQLFAAAKKDGIELFGVSGYRSYRTQQTIFSYNVKHQGEEEARRFSAQPGHSEHQTGLAIDVSSQSAKFGLEETFGDTVEGKWLASHAHEFGFIIRYPKGKEESTGYAYEPWHIRYVGKQIAEQIYRKNWTLEEFFSGTLPASNS, encoded by the coding sequence ATGAACGACCGATTCAAGACGGCCTGGCTTGCTGTTACAGCTGCGCTGGCCCTCTCTCTTTTTGCGGGGGGCTGTACGGCTTCCAAACAAAGCGATGGCGGCCCCGGACAAACTGCAAATCCGGCATCGTCCGCCGTCGCCGCCGACAGCCGGAGCACCGACGTGAAAAATGTGTCCCAAATATTCGTCAAACCCGCTTCGGTTGTCCTTCCTCCTGTCGGAGACAGCAGCGCGAAGGCCTTCCAGCCGTTGGAAATTGACGGAGTGCTTGATAAACAAAACCAAATTATCCTGTACAACGGAACCGATAAAGACGAAATGAAAGCTGCCAATCCAAAGGATTTCGCCTTCACCAGCAGCAATCCCGATGTCGTTACGGTCAACAAAGAAGGTATCATCTCGGTTTCGCCGAAGGCGGTTACGGGCGACACGGCCAAGGTGACCGTCCGTTATGCCGACAAGTCCGCCGAATGCCTGATATCGATCAAATACTCGCTTCAGCAAACTTTGACCACGGGGCCCGACGGGCTGGCGGTCGTGACCAATCCTGCGGATCCGGCTGTTGTGGTGAACAAGCAGCGGGGCCTGCCGGCAGATTATATCCCCATGGATCTTGTGCAGCCTCATGTTCCTTTTTCATTCGCCGGCGATAGTGAAAAAAAACATTTGCGAAAAGCAGCCGCCAATGCGCTGGAGCAGCTGTTCGCCGCCGCAAAGAAAGACGGCATCGAACTGTTTGGCGTTTCCGGATACCGTTCTTACCGGACCCAGCAGACGATATTCAGTTACAATGTCAAGCATCAGGGGGAAGAGGAAGCGCGCAGATTCAGCGCACAGCCCGGACACAGCGAGCATCAGACCGGCCTGGCCATCGATGTATCGTCCCAAAGCGCGAAATTCGGTCTGGAGGAAACGTTCGGGGATACGGTAGAAGGCAAATGGCTGGCCTCGCATGCGCATGAATTCGGCTTTATCATCCGCTACCCGAAAGGAAAAGAAGAGAGTACAGGCTACGCCTACGAGCCATGGCACATCCGTTATGTCGGTAAACAAATCGCCGAGCAGATTTACCGGAAAAACTGGACCCTCGAAGAATTTTTTAGCGGTACGCTGCCGGCTTCAAATTCATGA
- a CDS encoding LytTR family DNA-binding domain-containing protein has translation MMMPVIKKTDSGKTHMVQIDLKDVLFIKIENRNIVYHTQDETYYHISTLSELEEHLFDEGFDLLDKTNLVNLNRMKHLDEKHGNIYFEEHPTKESKFASIALIKQKVMKNQLKSIIAKNTNKQLNLSDNLSNKGRIKLPNLEISMQDN, from the coding sequence ATGATGATGCCCGTCATCAAGAAAACCGATTCGGGTAAAACCCATATGGTTCAAATTGATCTGAAAGATGTGCTCTTCATCAAAATCGAAAACCGTAACATCGTCTATCATACCCAGGACGAGACCTACTATCATATTTCCACCCTATCCGAACTGGAGGAACACCTGTTTGACGAGGGATTCGATTTGTTGGACAAAACCAATCTCGTAAACCTGAACCGGATGAAGCACCTCGATGAGAAGCACGGGAACATTTATTTTGAAGAACATCCGACCAAAGAAAGCAAATTCGCTTCGATTGCCCTGATCAAGCAAAAAGTGATGAAAAACCAATTAAAAAGCATCATCGCAAAAAACACGAATAAACAACTCAATCTTTCAGACAACCTCTCGAATAAGGGAAGGATAAAGCTCCCGAATCTCGAAATTTCCATGCAGGACAATTAG
- a CDS encoding PrkA family serine protein kinase, with product MDIFKKIADHRSETESLAWRGTFQEYIEMVRQKPHLAMTAHARVYEMIQSQGVEGESGKRKYKFFEQEIFGLERSIEKLVEEYFHSAARRLDVRKRILLLMGPVSGGKSTIVTMLKRGLELFSRTEAGAVYAIQGCPMHEEPLHLIPQEIRPEIERELNVKIEGSLCPSCRMRLKTDYDNSIENVIVERVFISEENRIGIGTFSPSDPKSQDIADLTGSIDFSTITEYGSESDPRAYRFDGELNKANRGLMEFQEMLKCDEKFLWNLLSLTQEGNFKAGRFALISADELIVAHTNEAEYKAFIANKKNEALQSRMIIMKIPYNLKVSEEVKIYDKLIRQSDMHHIHIAPHALRAAAIFSVLSRLKETKKQGIDLIKKMRLYDGQEVEGFKDADLQEMQQENTEEGMTGIDPRYVINRISSALIRHDLQCINALEVLRALKEGLDQHSSISREDRERYMNFIAMARKEYDEMAKKEVQKAFVYSFEESAKTLMENYLDNIEAYCNWQKLKDPITGEELDPDERLMRSIEEQIGISENAKKAFREEILIRMSSYSRKGKKFDYSSHDRLREAIEKKLFADLKDIVKITTSTKTPDENQLKRINEVSKRLMDEHNYCPVCSNELLKYVGSLLNR from the coding sequence ATGGACATTTTCAAAAAGATAGCTGATCATCGGTCGGAAACGGAAAGCTTGGCTTGGCGCGGAACGTTTCAGGAATATATTGAGATGGTCCGGCAAAAACCTCATTTGGCTATGACGGCGCACGCCCGCGTATACGAAATGATACAATCGCAAGGTGTCGAGGGAGAAAGCGGGAAAAGAAAATATAAATTTTTTGAACAGGAAATCTTCGGTTTGGAGCGGTCCATCGAGAAATTGGTGGAGGAATATTTCCATTCCGCTGCGCGTAGACTGGATGTCAGAAAAAGAATCTTGCTGTTGATGGGACCAGTCAGCGGGGGCAAATCGACGATCGTTACCATGTTGAAGCGGGGGCTCGAATTATTCTCCCGTACGGAAGCGGGGGCTGTATACGCCATTCAGGGATGTCCGATGCATGAGGAGCCTCTCCATTTGATTCCTCAGGAAATCCGCCCGGAAATCGAGCGGGAATTGAATGTCAAGATTGAAGGCTCGCTGTGCCCTTCCTGTCGAATGAGATTGAAAACGGATTACGATAACAGTATCGAAAATGTGATCGTTGAAAGGGTGTTCATTTCCGAGGAAAATCGCATAGGCATCGGCACCTTCAGCCCTTCCGATCCGAAATCGCAGGATATTGCGGATTTGACCGGCAGCATCGATTTTTCCACGATTACGGAATACGGTTCGGAATCTGATCCGAGAGCATACCGTTTTGACGGTGAGCTCAACAAGGCCAATCGAGGCCTTATGGAGTTCCAGGAAATGCTCAAATGCGACGAAAAATTTCTCTGGAATCTGCTGTCGCTGACTCAGGAGGGCAATTTCAAGGCAGGACGATTCGCGCTGATTTCGGCCGATGAACTGATTGTTGCCCACACCAACGAGGCGGAATACAAAGCGTTTATCGCCAATAAGAAAAATGAAGCCCTGCAGTCCAGAATGATCATTATGAAAATACCTTACAATCTGAAGGTTTCCGAGGAAGTGAAAATATACGACAAGCTCATTCGGCAAAGCGACATGCACCATATCCACATCGCCCCCCATGCATTGCGCGCAGCCGCCATTTTCAGCGTTCTCAGCCGGTTGAAGGAAACGAAGAAGCAAGGGATTGATTTGATCAAAAAAATGCGATTGTACGACGGGCAAGAGGTTGAAGGATTCAAGGATGCCGATCTGCAGGAGATGCAGCAGGAAAATACGGAAGAAGGGATGACGGGCATCGATCCGCGATATGTAATCAACCGCATTTCCAGCGCGCTGATCCGGCACGACCTGCAGTGCATTAACGCGTTGGAGGTCCTCAGGGCCTTGAAGGAAGGGCTGGACCAGCATTCCTCGATTTCTCGGGAAGATCGGGAGCGCTATATGAATTTCATCGCGATGGCCCGCAAGGAATACGATGAAATGGCCAAAAAAGAGGTGCAGAAGGCATTTGTCTACTCCTTTGAAGAATCGGCGAAGACGCTGATGGAAAATTATTTGGATAATATCGAAGCGTATTGCAATTGGCAGAAGCTGAAGGATCCGATTACCGGGGAAGAGCTTGATCCCGATGAAAGGCTGATGCGTTCCATCGAGGAACAAATCGGAATTTCCGAGAATGCGAAGAAGGCGTTTCGGGAAGAAATTTTGATCCGCATGTCGTCTTATTCAAGAAAAGGCAAAAAATTCGATTACAGTTCTCACGACAGGCTGAGGGAAGCGATCGAGAAAAAGCTGTTTGCCGATTTGAAGGATATCGTCAAAATTACGACTTCGACCAAAACACCGGATGAAAATCAGCTGAAGCGGATAAACGAGGTCAGCAAAAGGCTGATGGACGAACATAATTATTGTCCGGTCTGCTCCAATGAACTGCTCAAGTATGTCGGCAGCCTGCTGAACCGGTAA